A genomic window from Actinomycetes bacterium includes:
- the rsmI gene encoding 16S rRNA (cytidine(1402)-2'-O)-methyltransferase, with product MEEQKKSGTLFVCATPIGNMEDASFRLISTLGKVDVIAAEDTRTARKLLDRYQIGRKKLISYHDFSSQDKIMAIAGYLQRGTDVALITESGMPAIQDPGYKLIRYCIEHNLNLTVIPGPNAALSALILSGFAPDSFLFVGFVPKAKAKRKSKLQQLKRLPFTLIFYESPHRVADFLKDLYQVYGDRKVCIARELTKVYEETIRGKVSEVLSVLERRQLKGEIVVVAEGCSGETIKNFTDQEIRQRLVDLMSEGLSKKAAMKIIRGQYDIDRQTLYNISTKI from the coding sequence ATGGAGGAACAAAAAAAATCAGGGACCCTGTTTGTTTGTGCCACTCCTATTGGCAATATGGAAGATGCTAGTTTCAGGCTTATATCCACCCTGGGTAAGGTAGATGTAATTGCTGCTGAGGATACCAGGACTGCCCGCAAACTTCTGGACCGGTACCAGATAGGCAGGAAGAAGCTTATCAGCTATCATGATTTTAGCAGCCAGGATAAAATTATGGCCATTGCCGGATACCTTCAGAGGGGAACTGATGTGGCTTTGATTACCGAATCAGGAATGCCTGCCATACAGGATCCGGGCTATAAGCTGATAAGGTATTGCATTGAGCATAACTTAAATCTAACCGTAATTCCCGGCCCCAATGCTGCCTTGAGTGCCCTGATTCTTTCAGGTTTTGCCCCGGACAGTTTCCTGTTTGTAGGATTTGTACCCAAAGCTAAGGCTAAAAGGAAAAGTAAGCTGCAGCAGTTAAAAAGGTTACCCTTTACTTTGATATTTTATGAATCTCCCCACAGGGTAGCAGACTTTTTAAAGGATCTGTACCAGGTATATGGAGACAGAAAGGTATGCATAGCCAGAGAGCTAACCAAAGTATATGAGGAAACTATAAGGGGGAAGGTATCCGAGGTCCTGTCAGTCTTAGAAAGAAGGCAGCTGAAAGGAGAAATAGTAGTGGTGGCAGAAGGCTGTTCGGGGGAAACTATAAAAAACTTTACTGACCAGGAGATAAGGCAGAGACTGGTAGACCTTATGTCCGAAGGGCTCTCCAAGAAAGCGGCTATGAAGATAATAAGGGGCCAGTATGACATAGACCGGCAAACATTGTATAATATTTCCACAAAAATTTAG
- a CDS encoding rubrerythrin family protein encodes MVKEKTLKNLKNAFAGESQANRKYLAFARKAQEEGLGQEAKLFNAAADAETVHAHNHLRAMDGIKSTKDNLKSAVEGETYEFEDMYPPMIEDAKQDGEDEARASFNYANKVEKIHAGLYKKYLDNLGHNEDTDIYVCQFCGNTVEGQAPDKCPVCGRPREMFKKIE; translated from the coding sequence ATGGTGAAGGAAAAGACTTTAAAAAATCTAAAAAATGCATTTGCAGGCGAATCCCAGGCTAACCGGAAGTATTTGGCTTTTGCCCGGAAAGCCCAGGAGGAAGGCTTGGGGCAGGAAGCTAAACTGTTTAATGCAGCTGCTGATGCAGAAACCGTGCATGCTCACAATCACCTTAGGGCTATGGATGGCATAAAATCAACCAAAGACAACCTGAAATCGGCTGTAGAGGGAGAAACCTACGAGTTTGAAGATATGTACCCTCCCATGATTGAAGATGCCAAGCAGGATGGTGAAGATGAGGCTAGGGCCAGTTTTAATTATGCTAATAAGGTAGAAAAAATTCATGCCGGGCTTTACAAAAAATACTTGGATAATTTAGGCCATAATGAAGATACCGATATTTATGTTTGCCAGTTCTGCGGCAATACGGTGGAAGGCCAGGCTCCGGACAAATGCCCTGTATGCGGCAGACCCAGAGAGATGTTTAAAAAGATTGAGTAA
- a CDS encoding potassium channel protein — MKPKTNYRYTRRIMVPLLILVLLYFLGSLGYMVIEEMSPLDALFMTTITITTVGYETVEQLSTPGVVFTIIFIIIGTGLAAYMLISVADFILSEFLLGRMESRRITKMISKLRNHYIICGLGRVGLEIATELSHNQADFIVVDNAQKPIDICKENNWLYVQGDASNDDILLEAGIEEASSLFAALDTDSDNVYITLSAKSLNPDIFVVARATAQETISKLEKAGADRVLSPQIIGGRRMAAMAMQPLVTDFLDTIMGTENIEVRLLEIRIENGCILDGKTIKDASEQYNLGALIIAVIEPGKKTTYSKPDANTMLTSGQSLIAIGTKEQIQMLSNLATAD, encoded by the coding sequence ATGAAGCCTAAAACCAACTATAGATACACTAGGAGAATAATGGTTCCGCTGCTGATTCTGGTGCTGCTCTATTTTTTAGGCTCCCTGGGTTACATGGTTATAGAGGAGATGAGTCCCCTTGATGCCCTGTTTATGACTACCATTACTATAACCACTGTCGGTTATGAAACTGTAGAACAGCTTTCCACGCCAGGGGTAGTATTTACCATAATATTTATAATAATAGGAACCGGCCTGGCAGCCTACATGTTGATAAGTGTTGCCGACTTTATCTTATCAGAATTTTTATTAGGAAGAATGGAATCAAGAAGGATAACAAAAATGATATCGAAACTAAGAAACCACTACATTATCTGCGGCCTGGGAAGAGTAGGCCTGGAAATTGCCACCGAGCTCAGCCACAACCAGGCTGATTTTATAGTAGTTGATAATGCTCAGAAACCCATAGACATTTGTAAGGAAAATAACTGGCTGTATGTACAGGGTGATGCCTCTAATGATGACATACTTCTGGAGGCAGGAATCGAAGAAGCCAGCAGCCTGTTTGCTGCACTGGATACCGATTCTGATAATGTATATATTACTCTTTCCGCCAAATCCTTAAACCCAGATATTTTTGTAGTAGCCAGGGCTACAGCCCAGGAAACCATCAGCAAACTGGAAAAGGCAGGAGCAGACAGGGTGCTTTCTCCCCAGATTATTGGAGGCAGGAGAATGGCGGCAATGGCTATGCAGCCTCTGGTAACTGACTTTTTGGATACTATAATGGGTACAGAAAATATAGAGGTTCGACTGCTGGAAATAAGGATTGAAAATGGGTGCATCCTGGATGGAAAAACCATTAAAGATGCCAGTGAGCAATATAACCTGGGAGCATTAATTATAGCGGTTATTGAGCCCGGCAAAAAAACTACCTACAGCAAACCTGATGCAAACACTATGCTAACTTCAGGACAGAGCCTTATAGCTATTGGAACCAAGGAACAGATACAGATGCTCTCCAACCTGGCTACTGCAGACTAA
- the phoU gene encoding phosphate signaling complex protein PhoU translates to MRKSFHQHLEELTEDVLKMGSLAQEAVHNVIQALIEMNPDLAQEVIEGDVKIDEYDISIEEKSIVLQAEHQPVAKDLRLLHSISIIIIHLERIGDLAVNIARVIKKLAHQKDKFLDKEILDLLVEMGNLVQTVLKRSLESFAKKDYKMASKLDKIDAPVDDIQKMILKKLYTSISGSEEYVKFITNVSLVSRYLERIGDQSVNIGERVQFFLTGDYRMFHEEFYH, encoded by the coding sequence ATGAGAAAATCTTTTCACCAGCACTTAGAAGAATTAACCGAAGATGTACTTAAGATGGGCAGCCTGGCCCAGGAGGCTGTGCATAATGTAATTCAGGCCCTTATAGAGATGAATCCCGATCTGGCCCAGGAAGTAATAGAGGGTGACGTAAAAATAGATGAATATGATATTTCAATAGAGGAAAAAAGCATAGTCCTGCAGGCAGAACACCAACCGGTAGCCAAGGATTTAAGGCTGCTTCATTCTATCAGTATAATAATTATACACCTGGAAAGAATTGGGGACCTGGCAGTAAATATAGCCAGGGTTATAAAAAAGCTGGCCCACCAGAAAGATAAGTTTCTGGACAAGGAGATTCTGGACCTGCTGGTGGAGATGGGCAATCTGGTGCAGACAGTTCTAAAAAGGTCCCTGGAATCATTTGCCAAAAAAGATTATAAGATGGCATCCAAGCTGGATAAAATAGATGCTCCGGTTGATGATATACAGAAGATGATATTAAAAAAATTATATACCTCAATTTCCGGCAGCGAGGAATATGTAAAGTTTATAACCAACGTATCACTGGTCAGCAGGTACCTGGAACGGATAGGAGACCAATCGGTAAATATCGGTGAGAGGGTACAGTTCTTTTTAACCGGTGATTACCGGATGTTCCATGAGGAGTTTTATCATTAG
- the pstA gene encoding phosphate ABC transporter permease PstA — MKKKYMVQKFFYGLLLFLTIIVVAFVLGIIVYLIVKGAGSLSWEFISQKPRSGMRDGGIFPAIMGTIYLIVGTIIFSMPIGILSAIYLNEYAKKSRLTRMIRMSIVNMAGVPSVVYGLFGLGFFVIFLNFGRSILAGSLTLAFLILPVIITASEEALKSVPDTYRHASLALGATRWQTIIKVVLPQALPGIITGSVIGIGRAAGETAPIIFTVAAFSQPNLPNSIFSQVMALPYHLYVLATQLTDAPEDMQWGTALVLLLIVMIFAGAGTAVRARARIRKLNG; from the coding sequence ATGAAAAAAAAGTATATGGTACAGAAGTTCTTTTATGGACTGCTGCTTTTTTTAACCATAATAGTGGTGGCTTTTGTACTGGGCATAATAGTATACCTGATAGTCAAGGGAGCCGGTTCCCTAAGCTGGGAATTTATTTCCCAGAAACCCAGGTCGGGTATGAGAGACGGAGGAATATTCCCAGCTATAATGGGAACTATATACCTGATAGTAGGAACCATTATATTCTCTATGCCCATAGGTATCCTTTCGGCAATATATTTGAATGAATATGCCAAAAAATCCAGGTTAACCAGGATGATAAGGATGAGTATCGTAAATATGGCTGGTGTTCCATCGGTGGTCTATGGATTGTTTGGCCTGGGTTTCTTTGTAATTTTTTTAAACTTCGGCCGTTCTATCCTGGCAGGTTCGCTCACCCTGGCTTTTTTAATATTGCCGGTAATAATTACTGCCAGCGAGGAAGCCTTAAAAAGCGTTCCTGATACCTACCGGCATGCATCGCTGGCTCTGGGTGCTACCAGATGGCAGACCATAATCAAAGTGGTACTTCCACAGGCCTTACCGGGCATTATAACCGGCTCGGTTATAGGCATAGGCAGGGCAGCAGGGGAAACTGCTCCCATAATTTTTACGGTGGCTGCTTTTTCCCAGCCCAATCTGCCCAACTCCATATTCAGCCAGGTTATGGCTCTGCCCTATCATTTATATGTGCTGGCTACCCAGCTCACTGATGCTCCCGAGGATATGCAGTGGGGCACAGCTCTGGTGCTGTTGCTTATAGTTATGATTTTTGCCGGGGCCGGTACCGCAGTAAGGGCCAGGGCCAGGATCAGGAAATTGAATGGATAA